In the genome of Dioscorea cayenensis subsp. rotundata cultivar TDr96_F1 chromosome 1, TDr96_F1_v2_PseudoChromosome.rev07_lg8_w22 25.fasta, whole genome shotgun sequence, one region contains:
- the LOC120264861 gene encoding uncharacterized protein LOC120264861, with product MESMKKEKKKKKKNREEEIVETALAAAGAALLVSGLKKLISACFLWQWPLITVTTAAAPSPLLILLLHLTIASIVLVSVINKSNRNKRGEIKKKKKKVMMMMMKKKMMTSSSTCKLLLKEEKDGGIVKEGEDSEEEGEVSAEELNARVEAFISEFRKQLRVDSFSYRQGSRTRSAGVVLC from the coding sequence ATGGAATcaatgaagaaggagaagaagaagaagaagaagaacagagaaGAAGAGATAGTGGAAACAGCATTGGCTGCAGCTGGTGCTGCACTGTTAGTCTCTGGATTAAAGAAGCTTATTTCTGCTTGTTTTCTTTGGCAATGGCCATTGATAACAGTGACTACTGCTGCtgctccttctcctttgcttaTTCTTTTACTTCATCTTACTATAGCTTCAATAGTTTTAGTTTCAGTTATTAATAAAAGTAACAGAAACAAgagaggagaaattaaaaagaagaaaaagaaggtgatgatgatgatgatgaagaagaagatgatgacaagTTCATCAACTTGTAAGCTGTTGCTGAAGGAGGAAAAGGATGGAGGGATTGTTAAAGAGGGAGAGGACTCAGAGGAGGAAGGTGAGGTTAGTGCAGAGGAGTTGAATGCAAGAGTGGAAGCTTTCATTAGTGAATTCAGGAAGCAACTTAGAGTGGATTCATTCTCTTATAGACAAGGTTCTAGGACTCGGAGTGCTGGGGTTGTGCTTTGTTAG
- the LOC120263631 gene encoding cell number regulator 13-like, protein MATWDQLGELATVAQLTGLDAVKLIGMIVKAAATARMHRKNCRQFAQHLKLIGNLLEQLKVSELKKYPETREPLEQLEDALRRSYVLVDSCQNRSYLYLLAMGWSLVYQFRKAQSEIDRYLRIVPLISLVDNARVRERLEYIERDECEYTLDEEDKRVQEVILDPNPSKNHTMVLKKSLSCNYPNLSLNKALQKENEMLQLELQRSQANMDVSQCEVIQHLLGMTETVGCSLSEKDSDLKSSKKIEPEYLDSNYDKVYSYNGNYKSKHSEPYMDSRNASPVSSHGHAEWHSDLLDCCSEPSLCLKTFFYPCGTFSKIATTANNKHISSAEACNDIMAYSLILSCCCYTCCVRRNLRKKLNIKGGSCDDFLSHLMCCCCSLVQEWREVEIRGAYGVEKTKTSPPPSQYMES, encoded by the exons ATGGCAACGTGGGATCAGCTTGGAGAGCTGGCAACAGTGGCGCAGTTGACGGGGCTGGATGCTGTGAAGCTCATTGGAATGATTGTTAAGGCGGCGGCGACGGCGCGGATGCACCGGAAGAATTGCCGGCAATTTGCGCAGCATCTGAAGCTTATTGGGAATCTATTGGAGCAGCTGAAGGTTTCGGAGCTGAAGAAGTATCCTGAGACTCGTGAGCCTTTGGAGCAGCTTGAGGATGCTTTGCGGCGATCTTATGTTCTTGTGGATAGTTGCCAGAATCGAAGCTATCTTTATCTTCTCGCCATGGGATGGAGTCTTGTGTATCAGTTTAGGAAGGCGCAGAGCGAGATTGATCGGTATTTGAGGATTGTGCCTCTGATTTCTCTGGTGGATAATGCCAGAGTTAgg GAAAGGCTGGAGTATATTGAAAGGGATGAATGTGAATATACATTGGATGAAGAGGACAAAAGGGTCCAGGAGGTCATTCTTGATCCTAATCCTTCAAAAAATCATACTATGGTGCTCAAAAAGTCCCTTTCTTGCAATTACCCAAACTTGTCATTGAATAAAGCACTTCAGAAAGAGAATGAGATGCTGCAATTAGAATTGCAAAGGTCACAGGCCAACATGGATGTTAGTCAATGTGAAGTGATTCAACATTTACTTGGAATGACAGAAACTGTGGGCTGTTCATTATCCGAGAAAGATTCAGACCTCAAAAGTTCCAAGAAGATAGAGCCAGAATATTTAGATTCAAATTATGATAAAGTGTACAGTTACAATGGGAATTACAAGAGCAAACACAGTGAACCTTACATGGATTCAAG AAATGCTTCTCCAGTTTCATCACATGGGCATGCAGAATGGCATTCGGATCTGCTTGATTGTTGTTCAGAACCTTCCTTGT GCTTGAAGACTTTCTTTTACCCATGTGGCACCTTCTCTAAGATTGCTACAACGGCCAACAATAAACACATTT CTTCAGCAGAAGCCTGTAATGACATAATGGCATATTCATTGATACTCTCATGTTGTTGTTACACCTGCTGTGTCAGAAGGAATCTGCGCAAGAAGTTAAACATCAAG GGAGGGTCCTGTGATGATTTCCTGTCTCACCTCATGTGTTGTTGCTGCTCACTTGTTCAAGAATGGAGAGAAGTGGAGATTCGTGGTGCCTATG GCGTGGAGAAGACGAAAACAAGCCCACCTCCATCCCAATATATGGAGTCATAA
- the LOC120258263 gene encoding protein ALTERED PHOSPHATE STARVATION RESPONSE 1-like produces the protein MGCNSSKLDALPAVALCRHRLRLISDALRHRHALARAHSSYSLSLLSVSSALHRFLHSHLPLLQSQSQSQSECISPFHSSTASPTLAVHHARHQPPPPNSFYFQPSEPVYSYPPAPAPVPVPVPQMYTPSPPTTPPPPPPAAAYGWDFLDPFRTYDGFYPVYRPVYTPSRSSREVREEEGIPDLEEDDDDLEEHCCEPPSDHRHRGFYQQPEIGVDEGGEDEGSSVEDNAGEQTLDLKFDRGVSEAVEEIMVQFDRASKSVDELSSILQLGEIPQQQKNVGFAGDFFQVREMETGSLSSTLQKLYIWEKKLYEEVRAEEKMRVLLDRYCKRLKRLDKTGAEAQKVDSTQKTIRKLSARIRVAIQVVQSISNKINKVRNEELWPQICEVIQGVMRMWAVMLECHQTQSQAVFAAKNLDSISFGCDGQHNYDHIEATKELELEMLKWVSSFSAWINAQKNYVKALNGWLLKCIQNEPRITSDGIATFSPGRLGAPPVFIICNDWSQAMDRISEKEVIDAIKVFTANVQHLREQQTFEQHHITMANKEMNGELKITERDEPEFHKAIQMRGKKSSTHPWHIAHHKNTVQESNLQLTLRNIFEAMENFAATSMKAYEQLYIRSEELRLARGNAKVP, from the exons ATGGGTTGCAACTCCTCCAAGCTCGACGCCCTCCCCGCCGTCGCTCTCTGCCGCCACCGCCTCCGCCTCATCTCTGACGCCCTCCGCCACCGCCACGCCCTCGCCCGTGCCCACTCCTCCTACTCCCTCTCCCTCCTCTCCGTTTCCTCCGCTCTCCATCGCTTCCTCCACTCCCATCTCCCCCTTCTCCAATCCCAATCCCAATCCCAATCCGAATGCATCTCTCCTTTCCACTCTTCCACCGCTTCCCCTACCCTCGCCGTGCACCATGCTCGCCACCAACCCCCGCCGCCCAATTCCTTCTACTTCCAACCGTCCGAACCTGTTTATTCTTACCCTCCTGCGCCGGCGCCGGTGCCGGTGCCGGTTCCACAGATGTATACACCGAGTCCTCCGACGACGCCGCCTCCGCCGCCTCCGGCAGCGGCATATGGATGGGATTTTCTTGATCCTTTTCGGACGTATGATGGTTTCTATCCGGTTTACCGGCCGGTATACACGCCGAGCAGGAGCTCGAGGGAGGTGAGGGAGGAGGAAGGGATTCCTGATCTTGAAGAGGATGACGATGATCTGGAAGAACATTGTTGTGAGCCTCCGTCGGATCATCGTCACCGAGGGTTTTATCAACAGCCGGAGATTGGGGTGGATGAGGGTGGGGAAGATGAAGGGAGTTCAGTGGAGGATAATGCTGGTGAACAAACCCTCGATTTGAAGTTCGATCGAGGTGTTTCTGAGGCTGTGGAGGAGATTATGGTGCAGTTTGATAGAGCTTCCAAGTCTGTTGATGAGCTTTCTTCCATTCTTCAATTGGGGGAGATTCCTCAGCAGCAGAAGAATG TGGGTTTTGCTGGGGATTTCTTTCAGGTGAGAGAGATGGAGACTGGGAGTCTTTCTTCTACTTTGCAGAAGCTTTACATTTGGGAGAAGAAGCTCTATGAAGAAGTTAGG GCTGAAGAGAAAATGCGAGTACTTCTTGACAGATACTGCAAGCGGCTGAAACGTCTTGACAAAACAGGAGCTGAAGCTCAGAAGGTTGATTCTACTCAAAAAACTATCAGAAAGTTATCAGCCAGGATAAGAGTAGCAATCCAGGTTGTACAGTCCAtatcaaataagataaataaggtGAGGAATGAAGAACTATGGCCTCAGATCTGTGAAGTGATTCAAGG GGTAATGAGAATGTGGGCAGTTATGTTGGAGTGTCATCAGACTCAGAGTCAAGCTGTATTTGCTGCTAAAAATCTAGATTCTATTTCATTTGGATGTGATGGCCAACACAATTATGATCATATTGAGGCAACAAAGGAACTGGAACTGGAGATGCTGAAGTGGGTCAGTTCTTTTTCTGCCTGGATTAATGCCCAGAAGAACTATGTCAAAGCCTTGAATGGATGGCTTTTGAAATGCATCCAAAATGAGCCCAGAATAACATCTGATGGAATTGCAACCTTTTCTCCTGGAAGATTAGGTGCTCCTCCTGTGTTTATAATCTGTAATGATTGGTCACAAGCTATGGATAGGATATCTGAGAAGGAAGTGATTGATGCCATAAAGGTTTTTACTGCAAATGTTCAACATCTCAGAGAACAACAAACTTTTGAACAGCACCATATAACGATGGCCAACAAGGAGATGAATGGAGAACTTAAAATCACGGAAAGGGACGAACCTGAATTTCACAAAGCAATACAAATGCGAGGTAAGAAATCATCCACGCACCCTTGGCATATTGCACATCATAAGAACACTGTTCAAGAAAGCAACCTGCAGTTAACTTTGAGAAATATTTTCGAAGCCATGGAGAACTTTGCAGCTACTTCAATGAAAGCTTATGAACAGCTTTACATTCGTTCAGAAGAATTAAGGTTGGCAAGGGGGAATGCAAAGGTTCCTTAA